A genomic stretch from Eubacterium sulci ATCC 35585 includes:
- a CDS encoding RNA methyltransferase has product MSKTDLIIGRNPVIEALKSGRGVSKVIIQKGASGSISKLYDLAKKNGIKIEQAEKDELDRLCKSKGHQGAVAFAAAHSFASMKDIYARAEAGGEDALIVILDEIEDPHNLGAIMRSAECAGACGIIISKHNSCGLTETVAKTSAGAIEYMPCVQVTNIAKTIDELKKDGFWIAACDMNGSVYTEADMRGKLAIVIGNEGKGIRQLVKSKCDFVVSIPLLGQINSLNASNAAAIIMYEALRQRSEKR; this is encoded by the coding sequence ATGAGTAAAACGGATTTGATAATAGGTAGAAACCCCGTGATTGAAGCACTCAAAAGCGGAAGGGGCGTCTCCAAGGTCATCATTCAAAAGGGTGCATCTGGATCAATATCAAAACTCTATGATCTAGCCAAAAAGAATGGCATCAAAATAGAACAGGCCGAAAAGGACGAGCTAGATAGACTCTGCAAGAGCAAGGGGCATCAAGGAGCTGTAGCATTCGCCGCCGCACATTCCTTTGCAAGCATGAAAGACATCTACGCCCGCGCAGAAGCAGGTGGCGAGGACGCTTTGATTGTTATCCTAGATGAGATAGAAGATCCACATAACCTTGGCGCAATAATGCGTAGTGCAGAGTGTGCAGGCGCATGCGGCATAATTATCTCAAAGCATAATAGCTGCGGTCTCACCGAAACTGTAGCAAAGACTTCGGCAGGTGCTATAGAATACATGCCTTGCGTTCAGGTAACGAATATTGCAAAGACCATAGACGAACTAAAGAAGGATGGCTTTTGGATTGCAGCTTGCGATATGAACGGAAGCGTTTACACTGAAGCAGATATGCGCGGAAAGCTTGCTATAGTAATAGGAAACGAAGGCAAGGGAATCAGGCAGCTTGTTAAATCAAAATGTGATTTTGTAGTATCAATTCCACTATTAGGCCAGATTAATTCGCTTAATGCATCAAATGCAGCAGCCATAATAATGTATGAAGCACTTAGACAAAGGAGTGAGAAGCGCTGA
- a CDS encoding thymidylate synthase: MSKADKIFKSMCRDILDNGFSTEGETVRARWEDGSPAYTIKRFGVVNRYDLSEEFPALTLRKTAIKTAVDELLWIWQRKSNNINELKGKIWDEWADESGSIGKAYGYQMAQKYKFAQGEMDQVDNVIWQLKNTPQSRRIMTNIYNFSDLSEMHLEPCAYSMTFNVTGDKLNAILNQRSQDVLAANNWNVCQYSVLVMMLAQVCGYKPGEFVHVIADAHIYDKHVPAIEELISREEFPAPKVRLNPEIKDFYDFTTDDLIIEDYQSGEQIKNIPIAV, translated from the coding sequence ATGAGCAAAGCAGATAAGATTTTCAAAAGCATGTGCAGAGATATCTTAGATAATGGATTTTCAACAGAAGGGGAAACCGTTAGAGCTCGCTGGGAGGACGGAAGCCCTGCATATACTATAAAGCGCTTTGGCGTTGTAAACAGATACGATTTGTCAGAGGAGTTTCCAGCTTTGACCCTCAGAAAGACTGCAATTAAGACAGCAGTGGATGAACTTCTTTGGATTTGGCAGAGAAAGTCAAATAATATCAATGAACTAAAGGGCAAAATCTGGGATGAGTGGGCTGACGAAAGCGGTTCAATTGGAAAGGCTTACGGCTATCAGATGGCTCAGAAATACAAGTTCGCTCAGGGTGAGATGGACCAGGTTGACAATGTAATTTGGCAGCTAAAGAATACTCCTCAGTCAAGAAGAATAATGACAAATATCTATAACTTCAGCGACCTAAGCGAGATGCATCTAGAGCCATGTGCGTATAGCATGACCTTCAATGTGACAGGCGACAAGCTAAATGCAATCTTAAATCAGCGTTCACAGGATGTGCTTGCTGCAAACAACTGGAATGTGTGTCAATACTCTGTTTTAGTGATGATGCTTGCTCAGGTTTGCGGATACAAGCCAGGTGAATTTGTTCACGTTATCGCAGATGCTCATATCTATGATAAGCATGTGCCTGCTATAGAGGAATTGATTTCAAGAGAAGAGTTCCCAGCACCAAAGGTAAGACTTAATCCTGAGATTAAGGACTTCTATGACTTCACAACAGATGATCTAATCATTGAAGACTATCAGAGTGGCGAGCAGATCAAAAATATTCCAATTGCGGTATAG
- a CDS encoding cysteinyl-tRNA synthetase, which produces MKIYNTLTRRKEEFEPIRKGQVNIYVCGPTVYNYIHIGNARPIVVFDTLRRYMEYRGYKVKYAQNFTDVDDKIINRAKDEGVSALEISERFIKEYFDDADALNVRRADVHPKVSEHIDEIENFVDTLVGKGFAYEADGDVYFSTRKFPEYGKLSGQNIEDLEAGARIAVGEVKEDPIDFALWKARKTEDEIAWESPWGMGRPGWHIECSAMARRHLGTTIDIHGGGEDLQFPHHENEIAQSECCNGVTFANYWMHNGFINIGGSKMSKSAGNFFTVRDIRQKYTGEEIRFLLLSGQYRGPIEFSEEMMQQSRSSFNRIKNCLDDIEFMIKTGTDGELSAEEEKSIASFDGFRQAFIKAMDDDLNTADGISAVFELVTEINTMLRGGTSKAYAKAALEIFNELTGVLGIIKAKETSIDADIEALVEERQQARKNKDFARADEIRDELKARGYTLKDTPQGVQIIKDESI; this is translated from the coding sequence ATGAAGATATATAACACACTAACAAGACGTAAAGAGGAGTTTGAGCCTATTCGCAAGGGCCAGGTTAACATCTACGTTTGCGGACCAACGGTTTACAACTACATCCACATCGGAAACGCTAGACCGATAGTAGTCTTTGATACACTTCGCAGATACATGGAGTACAGAGGCTATAAGGTTAAGTATGCACAGAACTTCACAGACGTGGACGATAAGATTATCAATAGAGCAAAAGATGAAGGCGTTAGCGCACTTGAAATCTCAGAGCGCTTCATCAAGGAGTATTTTGATGATGCAGATGCCCTAAATGTAAGAAGGGCTGATGTTCATCCTAAGGTTTCAGAGCATATTGATGAGATAGAAAACTTTGTTGACACTTTGGTAGGCAAGGGCTTTGCTTACGAAGCTGACGGAGACGTATATTTCTCAACAAGAAAGTTCCCTGAATACGGAAAGCTTTCAGGTCAGAATATAGAAGATCTCGAGGCCGGTGCAAGAATTGCAGTCGGTGAAGTCAAGGAAGATCCAATAGACTTTGCACTATGGAAGGCGCGTAAGACTGAAGATGAGATTGCTTGGGAATCACCATGGGGCATGGGAAGACCAGGCTGGCACATAGAGTGTTCAGCTATGGCAAGAAGACATTTAGGTACAACTATCGATATACACGGTGGAGGTGAGGACCTTCAGTTCCCACACCACGAAAACGAAATTGCTCAGTCGGAGTGTTGCAATGGCGTAACCTTTGCTAACTACTGGATGCATAATGGCTTCATAAATATCGGTGGATCGAAGATGTCAAAGTCTGCAGGAAACTTTTTCACTGTAAGAGATATCCGCCAGAAATACACAGGCGAGGAAATCCGCTTCTTGCTCCTATCAGGACAGTATAGAGGACCGATAGAGTTCAGCGAAGAAATGATGCAGCAGTCAAGGTCAAGCTTTAACAGAATCAAGAACTGTCTAGATGACATAGAGTTCATGATCAAAACTGGAACAGACGGCGAACTTTCAGCTGAAGAGGAGAAGTCAATAGCTAGCTTTGATGGATTCAGACAGGCCTTCATAAAGGCTATGGATGACGATCTAAATACTGCTGATGGAATCAGTGCGGTATTTGAGCTCGTTACAGAAATCAACACAATGCTTCGTGGAGGAACTAGCAAAGCTTATGCAAAGGCGGCTTTAGAAATTTTCAACGAGCTTACTGGTGTTCTTGGAATAATCAAAGCTAAGGAAACTAGTATCGATGCTGATATCGAAGCGCTAGTTGAGGAAAGACAGCAGGCAAGAAAGAATAAGGACTTCGCTAGAGCAGACGAAATCAGAGATGAGCTAAAGGCTAGAGGATATACTCTAAAGGATACACCTCAGGGCGTTCAGATTATAAAGGACGAGTCCATATGA
- a CDS encoding peptidylprolyl isomerase has product MKTVTIEMENGKVMKGELYEDLAPITVENFEKLANSGFYNGLTFHRVIPGFMIQGGCPNGNGTGGPGYTIKGEFAMNGVKNDLKHTTGVLSMARTMVPDSAGSQFFVMVADAPHLDGQYAGFGKITEGIDAALEIAQVRRDFQDKPLEPVVIKTVTVE; this is encoded by the coding sequence ATGAAAACAGTAACAATAGAAATGGAAAACGGCAAGGTAATGAAGGGCGAGCTTTACGAGGACCTAGCGCCAATCACAGTTGAGAATTTTGAGAAGCTAGCTAACAGCGGTTTCTACAACGGCCTAACATTTCACAGAGTTATTCCTGGATTTATGATTCAGGGTGGATGCCCTAACGGAAACGGAACAGGTGGCCCTGGATATACAATCAAGGGTGAGTTTGCAATGAATGGCGTAAAGAATGACCTAAAGCACACAACGGGCGTGCTATCAATGGCAAGAACCATGGTACCTGACTCAGCAGGATCACAGTTCTTTGTAATGGTTGCAGATGCTCCTCATCTAGATGGACAGTATGCTGGTTTTGGAAAAATCACAGAAGGTATCGATGCGGCTCTAGAAATTGCACAGGTAAGACGCGACTTTCAGGACAAGCCACTTGAACCAGTTGTAATAAAAACTGTAACTGTAGAGTAA
- a CDS encoding prolyl-tRNA synthetase, which produces MRLSKMYVRTLRELPAEAEIPSHILLLRTGMIRKLASGIYGFMPLGWRSLHKIENIIREEMDKSGAQEILMSAIQPAELWEESGRWSAYGPELWRIKDRNGRDFCLGPTHEEIFTDIVRDGVSSYRQLPLNLYQIQHKYRDEARPRFGLMRSREFIMKDAYSFDKDQEGLDKSYDDMYDAYTRIFTRCGLTFRPVEADSGAIGGNASHEFTALSEVGESDIAYCESCSMAANVEKAACRDAEPSPESEAMLELQEVHTPGTKTIEEVAGFLNIDKTKTIKALLFEKYDEDGKADGYVAAFVRGDRDLNMIKLVNALNIPEHAIAFADESKLEAAIGAVGGFTGPIGLHDCTVVVDSELVGLKNLCAGACKLDHHILNVNYGRDYEGDIVTDLKVLKEGDPCPVCGAPIKHTRGIEVGQVFKLGTKYSKAMNAIYKDENQQDHPLVMGCYGIGVSRTLAAVIEQHHDEDGIIWPVSVAPYHVIVTLVKPKDEEQAKLAEEIYQSLLVAGVEAVIDDRDERPGVKFKDADLLGFPIRITVGKRAGEGIVEYKLRRDSEKSELSVAEAIENAIKLVNEEK; this is translated from the coding sequence ATGAGACTATCTAAAATGTATGTCAGAACTCTGAGGGAGTTACCAGCTGAAGCGGAAATTCCAAGTCATATTTTGCTGCTTCGTACGGGAATGATACGTAAGCTTGCATCAGGAATCTACGGATTCATGCCCCTTGGATGGAGATCGCTTCACAAGATTGAGAATATAATCCGTGAGGAGATGGATAAGAGCGGAGCGCAGGAGATTTTGATGTCTGCGATTCAGCCTGCAGAACTTTGGGAGGAATCAGGAAGGTGGAGTGCCTACGGCCCTGAACTTTGGCGTATCAAAGACAGAAACGGCAGAGACTTCTGCTTAGGACCTACGCACGAGGAAATATTTACAGATATAGTTCGTGATGGAGTTTCATCATATAGACAGCTACCACTGAACCTATATCAGATTCAGCACAAGTACAGAGATGAGGCTAGACCTCGTTTTGGTCTTATGAGAAGCAGAGAGTTCATCATGAAGGATGCTTACTCTTTTGACAAGGATCAGGAGGGCCTCGATAAGAGCTATGATGATATGTATGATGCGTATACGAGAATCTTCACTCGTTGCGGATTGACATTTAGACCAGTAGAGGCTGATAGCGGTGCGATTGGCGGAAATGCATCACACGAGTTTACAGCGCTTTCAGAGGTCGGCGAGAGCGATATTGCTTATTGCGAGAGCTGTTCAATGGCGGCAAATGTAGAAAAGGCTGCTTGCAGGGATGCTGAGCCATCACCTGAGAGTGAGGCAATGCTTGAGCTTCAGGAAGTTCACACACCAGGAACAAAGACAATCGAAGAGGTTGCAGGATTCCTGAACATAGATAAGACAAAGACTATCAAAGCACTTCTATTTGAGAAGTATGACGAGGATGGTAAGGCTGATGGATATGTAGCTGCCTTTGTTAGAGGCGATAGAGACCTTAACATGATTAAGTTAGTAAATGCCCTAAACATCCCAGAGCATGCGATTGCCTTTGCTGACGAATCAAAGCTAGAAGCTGCAATAGGAGCAGTTGGTGGATTCACAGGACCTATAGGGCTTCACGACTGTACAGTTGTTGTCGACAGCGAGCTAGTGGGACTTAAGAACCTTTGCGCAGGTGCTTGTAAGCTAGACCACCACATTCTCAACGTGAACTACGGAAGAGATTACGAGGGTGACATAGTTACAGACCTCAAGGTTCTCAAGGAGGGTGACCCTTGCCCAGTCTGCGGCGCCCCAATAAAGCACACTCGCGGCATCGAGGTTGGACAGGTATTTAAGCTTGGAACAAAGTATTCAAAGGCTATGAATGCTATATATAAGGACGAAAATCAGCAGGATCATCCGCTTGTTATGGGTTGCTACGGAATCGGAGTAAGCCGTACGCTTGCAGCTGTTATCGAGCAGCACCACGATGAGGATGGAATTATTTGGCCAGTTTCAGTCGCTCCATACCATGTGATTGTAACACTTGTTAAGCCTAAGGATGAGGAACAGGCAAAGCTTGCAGAAGAAATCTACCAGAGCTTGCTAGTAGCTGGTGTTGAAGCGGTTATAGATGACCGTGACGAGAGGCCAGGTGTTAAGTTCAAGGACGCTGACCTTCTTGGATTCCCAATCAGAATCACAGTAGGTAAGAGGGCTGGAGAAGGAATCGTGGAGTACAAGCTACGTAGAGACAGCGAAAAGTCAGAGCTTAGCGTAGCAGAAGCAATAGAAAATGCAATCAAATTAGTAAATGAGGAGAAATAA
- a CDS encoding transcriptional regulator, giving the protein MYKLLVVDDEPKIREVIREYAEFNGYEVTEAEDGMSAVGLCKLNKYDLVILDIMMPKLDGFTACKEIKKISDVPIIMLSARGEEYDKLFGFELGIDDYIVKPFSPKELMARVNVVLERRNSVSKDNSSVLTFDGLEINIAARTVSVDGKRVELTPKEYDLLFYLIKNKNIALSRDKLLSDIWGYDFFGDDRTIDTHIKNLRNNLGPYRDFIVTLRGVGYKFEYEK; this is encoded by the coding sequence ATGTACAAGTTACTTGTCGTAGACGACGAACCTAAAATCAGAGAAGTGATTCGAGAATATGCAGAGTTCAACGGTTATGAAGTAACCGAGGCAGAGGACGGAATGAGCGCTGTCGGACTATGCAAGCTAAACAAGTATGATCTTGTTATTTTAGATATAATGATGCCTAAGCTCGACGGCTTCACAGCATGCAAGGAGATAAAGAAGATTTCTGATGTGCCTATCATCATGCTTTCAGCACGTGGCGAAGAGTACGATAAACTCTTCGGATTCGAGCTTGGAATTGACGATTACATCGTTAAGCCTTTCAGCCCTAAGGAGCTAATGGCTCGTGTAAACGTTGTTTTAGAGAGAAGAAATTCTGTATCAAAGGATAATAGCAGCGTGCTCACCTTTGATGGACTCGAAATCAATATCGCAGCGCGTACTGTTTCAGTCGACGGTAAGCGTGTAGAACTAACACCAAAGGAATACGATCTTCTTTTCTATCTAATTAAGAACAAGAACATCGCACTTTCCAGGGACAAGCTACTATCCGACATCTGGGGATACGACTTCTTCGGTGACGACAGGACCATAGATACGCACATCAAAAACTTGCGTAACAACCTAGGCCCTTACCGTGATTTCATCGTAACCCTCAGGGGAGTAGGATACAAGTTTGAGTATGAGAAATAA
- a CDS encoding HDIG domain protein, with product MVTGDQLRIHAMNVMASMGAMAEHFGENKENWMAIGYLHDYDYEKYPDEHLQHTEKALLDLGVEDWEVRAILSHGYGLCNSVEPLTNLEKSLYTVDELTGIIQACARMRPMGIRDLTAKSVMKKFKDKRFAAKCNREVILDGCDRLGMELKDVVEVCIEGMKPYAEEIGLMGTEG from the coding sequence ATGGTGACAGGTGATCAGCTTAGAATCCATGCGATGAATGTTATGGCATCAATGGGAGCTATGGCCGAACATTTTGGTGAAAACAAAGAAAATTGGATGGCTATTGGATACTTACATGATTATGACTACGAGAAGTATCCAGACGAGCATTTGCAGCATACAGAAAAGGCCTTGCTGGATTTAGGTGTAGAGGATTGGGAGGTCAGAGCTATTCTTTCACATGGATACGGTCTATGTAATAGTGTCGAACCTTTGACGAACCTCGAAAAATCATTATATACGGTCGATGAACTTACAGGCATTATTCAAGCTTGTGCACGCATGAGACCTATGGGAATTAGGGACTTAACGGCAAAGAGTGTCATGAAGAAATTTAAGGATAAGAGATTTGCAGCAAAGTGTAACCGAGAAGTGATTTTGGATGGATGCGATCGTCTTGGAATGGAACTTAAAGACGTGGTTGAAGTCTGCATAGAGGGAATGAAACCATATGCTGAAGAAATTGGACTTATGGGAACAGAAGGATGA
- a CDS encoding rubrerythrin, with protein sequence MKDLKGTKTLENLLAAFAGESQARNKYTYYASKAKKEGYVQISNIFLETAANEKEHAELWFKLAHGIGTTEENLLDAAAGENYEWTDMYKEMAATAREEGFPEIAAQMEGVAAIEKEHEERYRKLAANIKEGKVFAREEKVLWQCSNCGHQVYAEKAPQLCPVCKHPQAYFQIKSENY encoded by the coding sequence ATGAAGGATCTAAAGGGAACAAAGACATTAGAGAATCTACTAGCGGCTTTTGCTGGTGAGTCACAGGCAAGAAACAAGTACACATACTATGCATCAAAGGCTAAGAAGGAAGGATATGTTCAGATTAGCAACATCTTCCTAGAGACAGCTGCTAACGAGAAGGAGCATGCAGAGCTATGGTTCAAGCTTGCTCACGGAATCGGAACAACAGAAGAGAACCTACTTGATGCAGCTGCTGGTGAAAACTATGAGTGGACAGATATGTATAAGGAAATGGCTGCTACAGCTAGAGAAGAAGGTTTCCCAGAAATCGCTGCTCAGATGGAAGGCGTAGCTGCTATCGAGAAGGAGCACGAGGAGAGATATAGAAAGCTTGCTGCTAACATCAAGGAGGGCAAGGTATTTGCAAGAGAAGAGAAAGTTCTATGGCAGTGTAGCAACTGTGGACATCAGGTATATGCAGAGAAGGCTCCACAGCTTTGCCCAGTATGTAAGCACCCACAGGCTTACTTCCAGATTAAGTCAGAAAACTATTAA
- a CDS encoding desulfoferrodoxin, with translation MVEVINSCNEVPSCCGEPMRELKANTTDAAQEKHVPEVSVEGNLVKVKVGSVEHPMTEEHHIAFIYLETENGVTRKDLDHTGKPEAVFALAEGEKPVAVYEYCNLHGLWKKEL, from the coding sequence ATTGTAGAAGTAATAAATAGCTGTAATGAAGTTCCTTCATGTTGCGGCGAGCCAATGAGAGAGCTTAAGGCAAACACAACAGACGCTGCTCAGGAAAAGCACGTTCCAGAAGTTTCAGTAGAAGGCAACCTAGTAAAGGTTAAGGTTGGAAGCGTTGAGCACCCAATGACAGAGGAGCATCACATCGCATTCATCTACCTAGAGACAGAGAACGGTGTAACTCGTAAGGATCTAGATCACACAGGTAAGCCAGAAGCAGTATTTGCCCTTGCTGAAGGCGAGAAGCCAGTTGCTGTTTACGAGTACTGCAACCTACACGGACTTTGGAAGAAAGAGCTTTAA
- a CDS encoding Na/Pi-cotransporter: MQFSVFLGLMGGLALFLYGMQMTSTGLEAAAGDRMKNILERLTSNRFMGILVGVGITALIQSSSATTVMVVGFVNSGLMKITQAVWIIMGANIGTTITGQLIALDVGEIAPLFAMAGVVLLVFFKREKLHNYGYIVAGLGFLFLGMNLMSEAMEPLKEVPAFKEMLTSFQNPLFGLLFGLVFTGIIQSSAASVGILQILTTSGALSFHSAVFVLFGGNIGTCVTTLLASIGTNRNAKRAMLIHMMFNVIGAVLFSVICIATPLTDWVASWTPTKPAAQIANMHTFFNVVTTLLLLPFGSYLAILSKKLLPEVETEEVDTFRLKFLNPSMKHEEHFSIGASAIIMTGIRNELLRMYQMVKDNVIASFDVVISGDTKMLKKINDKEDYIDYLNKEISKYISNTMVYETNVKDSRLINAYFRICTNLERVADHAMNIAEYSLRLAENKVKFTKEAYEELETMKKYSVLGMETISALDKMNSEEVVKTAAIEQKIDDLTREYRANHLRRMHKATCSEDTAVLYTELLIDFERIGDHLLNIAEALNVADKVE; this comes from the coding sequence ATGCAATTTTCGGTCTTTTTAGGCCTTATGGGAGGACTTGCCCTATTCCTTTACGGCATGCAGATGACCAGCACCGGTCTTGAGGCGGCAGCTGGTGACCGCATGAAAAATATTTTAGAGAGGCTTACATCCAATAGATTCATGGGAATCTTAGTAGGTGTGGGAATCACAGCATTGATTCAGAGTTCATCTGCGACAACTGTCATGGTTGTTGGATTTGTAAACTCGGGGCTGATGAAGATTACTCAGGCTGTTTGGATTATAATGGGTGCAAACATTGGTACCACAATCACTGGACAGCTGATAGCCTTGGATGTAGGCGAGATAGCACCGCTATTTGCAATGGCGGGTGTTGTGCTCCTAGTGTTTTTCAAGAGAGAGAAACTTCACAACTACGGTTATATAGTTGCAGGCCTAGGATTCCTTTTCCTAGGAATGAACCTAATGAGTGAGGCGATGGAGCCACTCAAGGAAGTACCTGCATTCAAAGAAATGCTGACATCCTTCCAGAATCCACTGTTTGGACTTTTGTTTGGTCTTGTATTTACAGGAATCATTCAATCATCAGCTGCATCGGTTGGTATCCTTCAGATTTTGACAACTAGTGGAGCGTTAAGCTTCCACAGTGCCGTATTCGTTTTGTTCGGTGGAAACATTGGAACTTGCGTAACGACACTCCTTGCATCTATTGGAACTAATAGAAATGCTAAGAGAGCTATGCTTATTCATATGATGTTCAATGTGATAGGGGCAGTGCTGTTTTCGGTAATATGTATTGCAACACCGCTCACAGACTGGGTTGCATCATGGACTCCAACTAAGCCAGCAGCACAGATTGCGAATATGCATACTTTCTTTAATGTAGTAACAACATTGCTACTTCTTCCTTTCGGAAGTTACCTCGCTATTCTATCAAAGAAATTACTGCCAGAGGTTGAAACCGAGGAAGTAGATACATTCAGACTAAAATTCCTAAATCCTTCAATGAAACACGAGGAGCACTTTTCGATTGGTGCATCGGCAATCATCATGACCGGTATCAGAAACGAGCTTCTTCGCATGTATCAGATGGTTAAGGATAACGTGATTGCAAGCTTTGATGTAGTCATAAGTGGCGACACAAAGATGCTAAAGAAGATAAACGATAAAGAGGATTACATAGATTATCTGAACAAGGAAATTTCTAAATATATTTCCAATACTATGGTCTATGAGACAAATGTCAAAGATAGCAGGCTGATAAATGCCTACTTTAGAATATGTACTAACTTAGAGCGTGTGGCTGACCATGCGATGAATATAGCAGAGTACTCACTTAGACTAGCTGAGAACAAAGTTAAATTCACAAAAGAGGCCTACGAAGAGCTAGAGACCATGAAGAAGTACAGCGTACTTGGAATGGAAACAATTAGTGCACTCGATAAGATGAATAGCGAAGAGGTTGTTAAGACTGCTGCCATAGAGCAGAAGATAGACGATTTGACGAGAGAGTATAGAGCAAATCACCTAAGACGTATGCACAAGGCTACTTGCAGTGAGGATACTGCAGTGCTTTATACTGAGCTCTTGATCGACTTTGAGAGAATAGGGGATCACCTTCTGAACATAGCTGAAGCGCTAAATGTTGCAGACAAGGTGGAATAG
- a CDS encoding phosphoglycerate transporter: MKINLITKPKGEIRECDVRQGISIENLCYEIKGLPYRILAAKVNNRIVDLNYTLDEPCTVELLDMRTEVATILYQASLSLIYVKAVSDVLGDEANVSIRNSLNKGFYTKINTSKELTAELISDIETRMREIVEADLPFRKEVLSRESAIECLHKDGRFERARLIETAPNLTQVFFYELDGYRDFYYTLMAPSSGYIDLFELRKYRNGILLRFPHPSNPSVVPEFVDETRMYQAFAEQTVWERLLGVSYVADLNEKIANDEAKDLIQLSEALHEKKIAQIADMINKGHKRIILIAGPSSSGKTTFAQRLCVQLRVNGLNPLYLGTDDYFVNREDTPLDEHGEKDYENLEALDIELFNNNMNDLLAGKSVDLPSFDFMTGKKIFGKRITSISENQPIVIEGIHGLNEKLTQFIPKEEKFKIYISPLAQINIDVHNRVPTTLERMLRRIVRDNLFRGHSAKDTIATWPKVRAGEEKNIFPYSGEADILFNSYHIYEISVLRKYAEPLIREITQQDKEYAEAQRLLQFMQFFRIIENDDIIVNNSIIREFIGGSVFVD, encoded by the coding sequence ATGAAGATTAATTTGATAACAAAACCAAAGGGCGAGATCAGGGAATGTGATGTAAGACAAGGTATATCAATAGAGAACCTCTGCTATGAAATAAAGGGACTTCCCTATAGGATTCTTGCGGCTAAGGTTAATAATAGAATTGTAGATTTAAATTATACGCTTGATGAGCCATGTACAGTTGAGCTTCTCGATATGAGGACTGAGGTAGCTACTATTTTATATCAGGCTAGTCTATCTTTGATTTATGTCAAAGCGGTCAGCGATGTGCTTGGAGATGAAGCAAATGTTAGTATAAGAAACTCTTTAAACAAGGGATTTTATACTAAGATAAATACCAGTAAAGAGCTTACAGCTGAGCTTATATCTGATATTGAGACTAGAATGCGAGAAATTGTTGAGGCTGACCTTCCTTTTAGAAAAGAAGTTTTATCTAGGGAGAGCGCTATAGAGTGCTTGCATAAGGATGGTAGATTTGAAAGAGCTAGACTAATTGAAACTGCTCCAAACCTCACGCAAGTCTTTTTCTATGAGCTTGATGGCTATCGTGATTTCTATTACACTTTGATGGCACCGTCATCTGGATATATTGACCTATTTGAGCTTAGAAAGTACAGAAATGGTATTTTGCTAAGATTTCCACATCCGTCAAATCCAAGCGTCGTGCCTGAGTTTGTCGATGAAACAAGGATGTATCAGGCGTTTGCAGAACAGACTGTTTGGGAAAGGCTCCTAGGAGTTAGCTATGTAGCTGACCTAAATGAGAAAATCGCAAACGATGAGGCTAAGGATCTGATTCAGCTTTCTGAAGCGCTTCATGAGAAGAAGATTGCTCAGATTGCGGACATGATTAATAAGGGGCACAAGAGAATTATTTTGATTGCTGGTCCATCATCTTCAGGCAAGACTACCTTTGCTCAGAGACTTTGTGTACAGCTTAGAGTAAATGGACTAAATCCATTGTACCTTGGTACTGATGACTATTTTGTGAACCGTGAAGATACACCGCTTGATGAACATGGCGAAAAGGATTACGAAAATCTCGAAGCACTTGATATAGAGCTATTCAATAACAATATGAATGATTTACTTGCCGGAAAAAGCGTAGACTTGCCAAGTTTTGATTTTATGACGGGTAAGAAGATATTTGGTAAGAGAATCACCTCGATTTCTGAGAATCAACCTATTGTTATAGAAGGTATTCATGGACTTAACGAAAAGCTCACGCAGTTCATACCAAAGGAAGAGAAATTCAAAATCTATATTAGCCCACTTGCACAAATAAACATCGATGTTCACAACAGAGTTCCGACGACTCTTGAGAGAATGCTTAGAAGAATAGTTAGAGATAATCTATTTAGAGGGCACAGTGCAAAGGATACTATCGCAACATGGCCAAAGGTGAGAGCGGGCGAGGAGAAAAATATCTTTCCTTACAGTGGGGAGGCTGATATCTTATTTAACTCCTATCATATATATGAAATTTCTGTTTTGAGAAAGTACGCGGAACCGCTGATTAGAGAGATTACTCAGCAGGATAAAGAGTATGCAGAAGCACAAAGGCTATTGCAATTTATGCAGTTTTTCCGTATTATAGAAAACGATGATATTATAGTTAATAACTCGATAATAAGAGAATTCATCGGCGGAAGCGTATTCGTAGACTAA